The Methylocella silvestris BL2 DNA segment CTTATGGCCGCTACGGCTATCGGCGGATCACGGCTTTGCTGCGCCATCCTGGCTGGGTCGTGAACGCCAAGCGGGTGCAGCGGATCTGGCGACGGGAGGGGCTTAGAAGTGTCCCCACGCGGCTTCGGTCAAAATCAGCTTGTCCAGGGTCAGGTCCGACGCCGCCCGCCGCAGCCGGGCGTTCTCCAGCTCCAGATCCTTCAGCCGCTTGACCTGGCCGCTCTTCAGGCCGCCATACTCCGCGCGCCAGCGGAAGTACGTCGCCTCCGTCACAGCGATCGTTTTCACCGCATCGGCAATCGACTTGCCTTGCGCCGTCAGGACATCAACCTGACGCAGCTTGGCGACGATCTCCTCCGGCTTGTGCCGCTTTATTCCCATCGCTCCATCCCTCCAAAGGGTCCGCGGACCAACATACGGGATGGATCACTTCAAGGGGCGCGGCGCAGACGGCTCTGGCGCACAAGGATTTTCGAAGCCACAATAGCTTGTATTAGCTCGTCCGCAAATCCAGGGAAGTCATCACATGGGCACGGTTACAACCAAAGACGGCGTCGAGATCTTCTACAAAGACTGGGGAGCGGGACAGCCGATCGTCTTCAGCCACGGCTGGCCGCTTTCGGCCGACGACTGGGACGCGCAAATGCTGTTCTTTCTCAACAATGGCTATCGCGTCATCGCCCATGACCGCCGAGGCCATGGAAGATCCACCCAGACGGGCGAAGGCCATGACATGGATCACTATGCCGACGATCTGGCGGCGGTGACGGCGCATCTCGACCTGAAGGACGCGATCCATGTCGGGCATTCGACGGGCGGCGGCGAGGTCGTCCATTATCTCGCCCGGCACGGCGAAAGCCGGGTGTCCAAAGCGGCGATCATCAGCGCGGTTCCGCCCCTGATGGTGCAGACGCCGGCCAACCCGCTCGGCCTGCCCAAGGCGGTGTTCGACGATCTGCAGGCGCAGCTCGCGGCAAACCGGTCGAAATTCTATCGCGACCTGCCGGAAGGCCCGTTCTATGGCTTCAACCGGCCGGGCGTGAAACCGCTGGAGTCCGCAATCACCAATTGGTGGAGACAGGGCATGATGGGGGGCGCCAAGGCGCATTATGACGGGATCGTCGTCTTCTCGCAGACGGACTTCACCGAAGACCTCAAAAAGATCAACGTGCCGGTGCTCGTGATGCACAGCGAGGACGATCAGATCGTGCCATATGTCGCTGCCGGCCCGCTAAGCGCCAAACTGTTGAAGAACGCAACGCTAAAGACCTACAAGGACTTCCCCCACGGCATGATCACCACCCAGGCGGAGACGGTCAACGCCGATCTGCTGGCCTTCCTGAAGTCGTAACGGCATAGTCCAGGAGCTGCGGGCCAGCGCGCCTTCGTCACCGCCGCCTCGCTCGGAGAACATCAACAGGTCTTGACCGCGGTCCTGCAGAAGACCGCAGGGAGCTGAAGGAGGACTGCCTGAAACGGATTGTTTTCGTGCTTGCCGCAATTGCGGCGCTGTCCGGCGCCCTCGCCGCCCTGGCCCCGGCATCCGGACAGTCCGAAGGGGCGGCGCCTCCGCTCTTTGGCGTCAAAATCCCGCCCGGATACCGCGACTGGAAGCTGATATCCGTGGCCCATGAAGCGGGCGACCTCAACGACCTACGCGCCGTTCTTGGCAACGACATAGCGATCGAGGCCTATCGAGAGGGGACGCTTCCGTTTCCAGATGGCGCGATCATCGCCCGGCTCGCCTGGCGCTACCTTCCTTCGGAAGAAAACAACGCAGTCTTCGGCCGCGAGCAATCCTTCGTCGCCGGCGCGCCCACGAATGTTCAGTTCATGGTCAAGGACTCAAAAAAATTCGCCTCGACCGGCGGCTGGGGGTTCGCGCAGTTTAACGACGGCAAACCCGTCGACGATACGATGCTCGGCGGCTGCTTTGCCTGCCACGCGCCCGTTGAAGCACGCGACTTTGTCTTCACCCGCTATGCGCCTTGACGACCACTATTTCGACAATCGCCGGTTTCGGGAATGGATGGCCTGACCCGCCACAGCGGTGAGCAACATCGCGGCGTTGGTCGCAACAAAGACCCAGCTTCCGAGAAGCCAACTATAAATAACGAAGCCGATCGACGCCGTAATTTGACCGATGAACAGCCAGCGAGAGACGCCTTCAGAACTGCGGTCGCGCCATTGGGTGTATACCTGCCGACAAATCGTCAGAAGCAGGATCGCCGCGGCCGACCACCCGACGAGTTCCGTCATGGAGCGCTCCGGGGCGGCGGCGCGGCGCCGGCGCCGGCCGCGGACGAATGAACGCGGCAATGTTCGAGGTAGCCGCGCTCATGGCTGACAAGCAGGTCGACGACGCTCGACCAGAGCCACGACGGCGCTTCGAGCGTTCTTGATCGGCTCTTGCTCAATTCCGTTCGCCACCCCCTCCGCGTCCCCTCGTCCATTTGCCGGGCATGCGCCTTTCCGACAATGGCCGCGAGGAAGCGCGCGGCCCTCATCGCCTCGCCGTGCGACATGGCGCTGATCTCGAGCTTGAGGTCCTGTGGCAGCAGTTCGCGGATGAAGATGGGGCGATCGAGCAAATGGGCGGCGCGCATGCGCTGGCCGAGAAAAGGCGACAAGCGCCGCGCTCCTTCGACGACCCTCTCACCGTCATCCAAAGGCATGTCGGCATGGGCGGACCGGGGCGCCGCGGCCTTTGCGGCCTCTTTGACGTCCATCAAGCACATCTCCATGTCGGCGAATGAGGGCCCCCCAACGCCAAGCAGCGCGCAATAGCGCAACAGCCCCAGAGAGCTGCATCCTTTCATCCAATAGGCTGCGTCGAGCAACTGGACCGTCGCGTCATCATCGCGCGATCTCAGCATCGTCGCGAGGCGGCGAACTGGCGCGGCCTCGACGAGCCGCACGATATCGCGTTTCTCCGCGCCGGAAATGGGCCAGAATCGCTTGCCGAGCGGGATGATTGGATCGGCATCGGCGATGCGCTCGCGCGCCAGATGCTTCCAGGACCGACGGGCCGCCTGCTTCATCGCAAAATGCACCGTTTGCGGGAGATCGGCCGTGAGTTGCCCGTCGGGCGCGTCGAAAGCCTGCTGGTAGCCTTCGATCATCTGCTCAAGCATTTGCGCCGTCGTGACGCCCGGCAGATCGGAGCCGCGCGCCGCGGAAGCGAGCGAGAGGCCAAGCCGAACGAGATCATGCGCTGGATTGCCGATCACAGTCTGATCGAGATCTCGGATTTCGATCTCGATCTTTCCATTCGCATCGGCGACGGGGCCGAGATTGCCGACGTGACAATCGCCGCAAATCCAGATCGCCGGTCCTTCCGGCAACGCGCCCACGTCCAGCCCGTCGAGCCATTCATAAAACTGAATCGTATTGCCACGAACGTAGGCGTGCGCGGACCGGGCCATTTTGAGATTGCGCGCGACGGTCAACGGCGGATCGCGCTCGTCGACCCCCGGAATTTGGAAAAACTTCGATTTCATGCGGCGTCCTGTCGGCGGGCGCAGGCTGCGATCGCTGGTGCTGAAACGAAAGTTGGCGTCTACGGTTGCATGGGACGCGCGCTTTCCGCTTCGGCCGCCAAGCTCTGATAAATGCTAGCGGATTCAAGTTCTTATGGCCCTACGGCATGTCGTCTGGGCGCGGCGGCAGAGAGAGGCGGGCATCGAACGGGCCAGGGATCAACGCGTCGACGGGTGATCCCATATCGAGCGCAATCGCCTGGGAGAATAGCGCTAGCCCTTGATGACGGCCGACGCTGCAAATGGCTCGATGGGCGTAGAAGAGTCGGTCGTCAAACGATGAAGGCGAGTGATTGCCCGGCCAGTTACGATCGCTGCATTCCCAAGGTCGTGGCGACAAGCGTTCCGGCCATATGGCTCAAAGCAGCTTGTCGATCGTAATAGGCAATTCGCGGACGCGCTTTCCTGTGGCGTGAAAAATCGCATTGGCTACAGCCGCCGCCGTTCCGACAATACCGATTTCACCGAGCCCCTTTACGCCCATCGGGCTAACCTTGTCGTCGCGCTCGTCGACAAAAATCACATCGATGTCGCAAATATCGGCGTGCGCCGGAATATGGTATTCGCCAAGATTGCGGTTCATGAAGCGGCTAAGGCGCAGATCCGGCAGAGCTTCCTCATGCAGGGCCATGCCGATCCCCATCACAACGCCGCCAATGATCTGGCTTCGCCCCGTGAGCGGATTGAGGATTTTGCCGGCGGCGACCGCGCTGACGACGCGCGTCACGCGCGCGACCCCGAGCTGCTCATCTACCCGCACCTCCGCAAATACGGCCGAATGGGTGTAGGCTGAATAGCTTTTGTCAACCGACGCGTCCCGCTTCGCTGTCTCTTCCGCCTCGAGAAACTCGGCGCCCGAGGCGCGCATCGCCTCGAGGATGGAGACGCGGCGTGACGGCTCGGCGGCAAGCGCGATCGCCCCATCGGCGAAGGTCACATGCTGCAGATCGGCATTGGCGAGAGGCGAATTTTCCATCGCCCGGGCGATCGCCAGCAATTCGCGCCGCAGTCGGAAACAGGCAAGTTGAACCGCCGCCCCCGCCGAGGCGGCGGCCCAGGAGCCGCCCTCGACCGGAGATTTCGGAAGCGCTGAATCGCCAACCAGCGCTGTCACTCGTTCGAGCGGAATACCCAAAGCGTCGGCCGCAATCTGGCTAAGTATCGTGTAGGTTCCGGTCCCGATATCGGCCGTCGCGGTCGCGACCTCGAGCCGCCCGCCGGCCGCCAGCCGCGCCCTTGCGGTCGTCGGCCGCATCAACGCCTCCCAGACGCCCGTCGCCATGCCATAGCCGATAAGGTCTCGGCCCTCGCGCATCGAGCGCGGATCGGGCTGACGCTTTGCCCAGTTGAAACGCCGGGCGCCCTGCTCATAGCAGTCGCGCAACGCCTTGCTGGTGAAGTCCTTGTCCGCCGCGGCGTCACGCTCCGCGTAATTGCGCAAGCGCAACTCCAACGGATCGATCCTGGCGGCGTAGGCGAGTTCGTCCATTGCGGATTCAAGCGCAAAAACGCCGAGGGTCGCGCCAGGGGCTCGCATATCGGCCGGCGTATAGGCATCGAGCTTCGTCAGCGAATAGCTCAATTTGGCGTTCGGGCACGCATAGAGCAGGCCGGACCAGTTGACCACGTTCTCCTGATAATCCTCGAAAGCCGACGTGCCAGCCACTGCGTCATGCATGACCGACAGCAGTCGCCCGTCATGGCCGCAGGCAAGGCCGACCGTATGGATCGTGTCCGGGCGGTAGCCGAAGGTGAACATCTGATCACGGGTGAGCGTCACGCGGACTGATCGCTCCAGCGCAAGGCTCGCCATGACCGCGAGGAAAAGCTGATATTGCGGACGCAGGCCCGATCCAAACGCGCCGCCGACAAAGGGACTGATCACCCGCACATTCTCCGGCGAGAGGCCGAAGACGCTGGCGACATAGCCTTGCGTATTCTGAGCGCCCTGCGTCTTGTCATGAATGGTCAGCTTGCCGTCGCCTTCATAAATGACTGTGGAGCCGTGCATCTCCATCGGGTTGTGAAATTCGACGGCGACGCGATACTGGTTCTCGAGCCGGACTGGCGCAGACGCAAAGGCGCCCTCGGCGTCGCCGCGCGGCTTTGGCGGCGGCTCGATGCCGCTGCGCTTTTTCGGCGGCGTATAGGCGGCGCTCTTACGCGCAGCGACGTCGATGCTGGCCGCCTCCTCTTCATAAGCAATGTTGATAAGCGAAGCCGCGTCGCGCGCGCTTTCGTAATCCTCGGCGACGATGAGCGCGACGGGCTGGCCGCTGAAAAAGATCCGCTCGTTGAGGAGAGGCATGAACGGATCGCCGGGCGGGGCGACCTGATCGCGATACTTCGACGCCGAGGTCGATCCCTGCGGCCTCGTCTCATGCGTAAAGACGGCGATAACGCGAGGCGCGGCGAGCGCTTCGGCGCAGTCGATTTTCGTGATACGGCCCTTGGCGATGGCGCC contains these protein-coding regions:
- a CDS encoding alpha/beta fold hydrolase, giving the protein MGTVTTKDGVEIFYKDWGAGQPIVFSHGWPLSADDWDAQMLFFLNNGYRVIAHDRRGHGRSTQTGEGHDMDHYADDLAAVTAHLDLKDAIHVGHSTGGGEVVHYLARHGESRVSKAAIISAVPPLMVQTPANPLGLPKAVFDDLQAQLAANRSKFYRDLPEGPFYGFNRPGVKPLESAITNWWRQGMMGGAKAHYDGIVVFSQTDFTEDLKKINVPVLVMHSEDDQIVPYVAAGPLSAKLLKNATLKTYKDFPHGMITTQAETVNADLLAFLKS
- a CDS encoding cytochrome P460 family protein, which translates into the protein MLAAIAALSGALAALAPASGQSEGAAPPLFGVKIPPGYRDWKLISVAHEAGDLNDLRAVLGNDIAIEAYREGTLPFPDGAIIARLAWRYLPSEENNAVFGREQSFVAGAPTNVQFMVKDSKKFASTGGWGFAQFNDGKPVDDTMLGGCFACHAPVEARDFVFTRYAP
- a CDS encoding PQ-loop domain-containing transporter, whose product is MTELVGWSAAAILLLTICRQVYTQWRDRSSEGVSRWLFIGQITASIGFVIYSWLLGSWVFVATNAAMLLTAVAGQAIHSRNRRLSK
- a CDS encoding DUF2252 family protein, which codes for MKSKFFQIPGVDERDPPLTVARNLKMARSAHAYVRGNTIQFYEWLDGLDVGALPEGPAIWICGDCHVGNLGPVADANGKIEIEIRDLDQTVIGNPAHDLVRLGLSLASAARGSDLPGVTTAQMLEQMIEGYQQAFDAPDGQLTADLPQTVHFAMKQAARRSWKHLARERIADADPIIPLGKRFWPISGAEKRDIVRLVEAAPVRRLATMLRSRDDDATVQLLDAAYWMKGCSSLGLLRYCALLGVGGPSFADMEMCLMDVKEAAKAAAPRSAHADMPLDDGERVVEGARRLSPFLGQRMRAAHLLDRPIFIRELLPQDLKLEISAMSHGEAMRAARFLAAIVGKAHARQMDEGTRRGWRTELSKSRSRTLEAPSWLWSSVVDLLVSHERGYLEHCRVHSSAAGAGAAPPPRSAP
- a CDS encoding xanthine dehydrogenase family protein molybdopterin-binding subunit, which produces MSIAAAKSHVGAARPRVDGPLKVSGLARYAAEFATDDCLCGYVVSGAIAKGRITKIDCAEALAAPRVIAVFTHETRPQGSTSASKYRDQVAPPGDPFMPLLNERIFFSGQPVALIVAEDYESARDAASLINIAYEEEAASIDVAARKSAAYTPPKKRSGIEPPPKPRGDAEGAFASAPVRLENQYRVAVEFHNPMEMHGSTVIYEGDGKLTIHDKTQGAQNTQGYVASVFGLSPENVRVISPFVGGAFGSGLRPQYQLFLAVMASLALERSVRVTLTRDQMFTFGYRPDTIHTVGLACGHDGRLLSVMHDAVAGTSAFEDYQENVVNWSGLLYACPNAKLSYSLTKLDAYTPADMRAPGATLGVFALESAMDELAYAARIDPLELRLRNYAERDAAADKDFTSKALRDCYEQGARRFNWAKRQPDPRSMREGRDLIGYGMATGVWEALMRPTTARARLAAGGRLEVATATADIGTGTYTILSQIAADALGIPLERVTALVGDSALPKSPVEGGSWAAASAGAAVQLACFRLRRELLAIARAMENSPLANADLQHVTFADGAIALAAEPSRRVSILEAMRASGAEFLEAEETAKRDASVDKSYSAYTHSAVFAEVRVDEQLGVARVTRVVSAVAAGKILNPLTGRSQIIGGVVMGIGMALHEEALPDLRLSRFMNRNLGEYHIPAHADICDIDVIFVDERDDKVSPMGVKGLGEIGIVGTAAAVANAIFHATGKRVRELPITIDKLL